A window of the Juglans microcarpa x Juglans regia isolate MS1-56 chromosome 5D, Jm3101_v1.0, whole genome shotgun sequence genome harbors these coding sequences:
- the LOC121266145 gene encoding integrin-linked protein kinase 1 isoform X1, with product MELSKPTVRFTLGKQSSLAPDRHTDDEGSVTENDEVAEGIDPGVRLMYLANGGDLEGIRELLDSGVDVNFKDIDDRRALHVSACQGFTGVAALLLDRGAEIDPKDRWGSTPLADAIYYKNHDVIKLLEKCGAKPLMAPMHVRHAREVPEYEINTNELDFTNSVEITKGTFHIASWRGIQVAVKKLGEEVITDEDKVRAFRDELALLQKIRHPNVVQFLGAVTQTSPMMIVTEYLPKGDLCAFLRKKGALKPTTAVRFALDIARGMNYLHENKPEPIIHRDLEPSNILRDDSGHLKVADFGVSKLQTVKEDKPLTCQETSCRYVAPEVFITEGYDTKVDVFSFALILQEMIEGHPPFSAKLENDVPKVYAAKERPPFRASAKLYAHGLKELIEDCWSEKPAKRPTFRQIIRRLESIHNSLGHRRRWKVRPLRCFENLEAKLKRENSLNSRSSRSNASSQ from the exons ATGGAACTGTCCAAACCAACGGTGAGGTTTACACTGGGAAAGCAGTCGTCGCTGGCCCCGGACCGGCACACGGACGACGAGGGGTCAGTTACCGAGAACGACGAAGTTGCGGAGGGCATTGACCCGGGTGTCCGGTTGATGTACCTGGCCAATGGAGGCGACCTCGAAGGGATCCGCGAGCTCCTCGACTCCGGCGTTGACGTCAATTTCAAGGACATCGACGATCGGAGGGCTCTCCATGTCTCGGCCTGCCAGGGCTTCACCGGCGTCGCCGCACTCTTGCTCGACCGTGGCGCAGAGATTGACCCGAAAGACCGCTGGGGGAGCACG cctcttGCTGATGCTATATATTACAAGAACCACGACGTGATAAAGCTTTTGGAGAAATGTGGTGCGAAGCCTCTG ATGGCCCCAATGCACGTTAGACATGCCCGTGAAGTCCCGGAGTACGAAATCAATACTAATGAGCTTGATTTTACGAACAGTGTGGAAATAACTAAG GGAACCTTCCATATAGCATCGTGGCGTGGGATACAAGTCGCTGTAAAAAAGCTTGGGGAGGAAGTTATTACTGACGAGGATAAAGT GAGGGCATTCAGGGATGAGCTTGCATTACTTCAAAAGATTCGGCATCCAAATGTAGTCCAATTCCTGGGTGCTGTGACTCAAACTAGTCCAATGATGATTGTGACAGAATATCTGCCCAAG GGAGATCTTTGTGCATTCCTAAGAAAAAAAGGGGCTCTAAAGCCCACAACAGCTGTGAGATTTGCACTTGATATCGCAAG GGGAATGAATTATTTGCATGAGAATAAGCCAGAACCAATAATTCACCGTGATCTTGAGCCTTC AAATATATTGCGGGATGATTCTGGGCACCTGAAAGTTGCGGACTTTGGAGTTAGCAAGTTGCAGACAGTGAAAGAAGATAAGCCTCTTACTTGTCAAGAAACTTCTT GCCGATATGTGGCTCCGGAAGTTTTCATAACTGAAGGATATGATACTAAAGTTGATGTGTTTTCATTCGCTTTAATTCTACAAGAG ATGATTGAAGGCCACCCACCATTTTCGGCAAAGCTAGAAAATGATGTTCCCAAAGTATATGCTGCAAAAGAGCGCCCACCTTTTAGAGCTTCAGCAAAGCTCTACGCACATGGACTTAAAGA GTTGATTGAGGATTGCTGGAGTGAGAAGCCAGCTAAAAGACCAACATTTCGGCAAATAATAAGAAGGCTGGAGTCCATTCACAATAGTCTTGGACATAGAAGGCGCTggaag GTTAGACCGTTGAGATGCTTTGAGAACCTGGAAGCCAAGTTGAAGAGAGAGAATTCTCTAAACAGCCGTTCGTCTCGTTCTAATGCCAGCAGCCAATGA
- the LOC121266145 gene encoding integrin-linked protein kinase 1 isoform X2 produces the protein MELSKPTVRFTLGKQSSLAPDRHTDDEGSVTENDEVAEGIDPGVRLMYLANGGDLEGIRELLDSGVDVNFKDIDDRRALHVSACQGFTGVAALLLDRGAEIDPKDRWGSTPLADAIYYKNHDVIKLLEKCGAKPLMAPMHVRHAREVPEYEINTNELDFTNSVEITKGTFHIASWRGIQVAVKKLGEEVITDEDKVRAFRDELALLQKIRHPNVVQFLGAVTQTSPMMIVTEYLPKGDLCAFLRKKGALKPTTAVRFALDIARGMNYLHENKPEPIIHRDLEPSNILRDDSGHLKVADFGVSKLQTVKEDKPLTCQETSCRYVAPEVFITEGYDTKVDVFSFALILQEMIEGHPPFSAKLENDVPKVYAAKERPPFRASAKLYAHGLKELIEDCWSEKPAKRPTFRQIIRRLESIHNSLGHRRRWKVSLSLSLSVLDR, from the exons ATGGAACTGTCCAAACCAACGGTGAGGTTTACACTGGGAAAGCAGTCGTCGCTGGCCCCGGACCGGCACACGGACGACGAGGGGTCAGTTACCGAGAACGACGAAGTTGCGGAGGGCATTGACCCGGGTGTCCGGTTGATGTACCTGGCCAATGGAGGCGACCTCGAAGGGATCCGCGAGCTCCTCGACTCCGGCGTTGACGTCAATTTCAAGGACATCGACGATCGGAGGGCTCTCCATGTCTCGGCCTGCCAGGGCTTCACCGGCGTCGCCGCACTCTTGCTCGACCGTGGCGCAGAGATTGACCCGAAAGACCGCTGGGGGAGCACG cctcttGCTGATGCTATATATTACAAGAACCACGACGTGATAAAGCTTTTGGAGAAATGTGGTGCGAAGCCTCTG ATGGCCCCAATGCACGTTAGACATGCCCGTGAAGTCCCGGAGTACGAAATCAATACTAATGAGCTTGATTTTACGAACAGTGTGGAAATAACTAAG GGAACCTTCCATATAGCATCGTGGCGTGGGATACAAGTCGCTGTAAAAAAGCTTGGGGAGGAAGTTATTACTGACGAGGATAAAGT GAGGGCATTCAGGGATGAGCTTGCATTACTTCAAAAGATTCGGCATCCAAATGTAGTCCAATTCCTGGGTGCTGTGACTCAAACTAGTCCAATGATGATTGTGACAGAATATCTGCCCAAG GGAGATCTTTGTGCATTCCTAAGAAAAAAAGGGGCTCTAAAGCCCACAACAGCTGTGAGATTTGCACTTGATATCGCAAG GGGAATGAATTATTTGCATGAGAATAAGCCAGAACCAATAATTCACCGTGATCTTGAGCCTTC AAATATATTGCGGGATGATTCTGGGCACCTGAAAGTTGCGGACTTTGGAGTTAGCAAGTTGCAGACAGTGAAAGAAGATAAGCCTCTTACTTGTCAAGAAACTTCTT GCCGATATGTGGCTCCGGAAGTTTTCATAACTGAAGGATATGATACTAAAGTTGATGTGTTTTCATTCGCTTTAATTCTACAAGAG ATGATTGAAGGCCACCCACCATTTTCGGCAAAGCTAGAAAATGATGTTCCCAAAGTATATGCTGCAAAAGAGCGCCCACCTTTTAGAGCTTCAGCAAAGCTCTACGCACATGGACTTAAAGA GTTGATTGAGGATTGCTGGAGTGAGAAGCCAGCTAAAAGACCAACATTTCGGCAAATAATAAGAAGGCTGGAGTCCATTCACAATAGTCTTGGACATAGAAGGCGCTggaaggtctctctctctctctctctctctgt GTTAGACCGTTGA